The Gammaproteobacteria bacterium genomic sequence GCCCCTGCCAGTGGTCGACACTCCAGCGCCTGGCCCGGCGGTCACCACTGCCGATCTTGCGGATGTCGCTGGCCAGCACCAGGCGCGGCGTGCGCTGGAAGTTGCCGCGGCGGGTGGTCACAGCCTGTTGATGGTCGGCCCGCCCGGTACCGGCAAGAGCATGCTGGCAGCCCGCTTGCCGGGGATACTGCCTGCCATGAGCGAGGACGAGGCGCTGGACGCGGCGGCGGTCCAGTCCATCGCCGGCCGCTTCGATCCTGCTCGCTGGCGGCAGCGGCCCTTCCGGGCCCCACACCACACGGCGTCCGGCGTGGCGCTGGTCGGTGGCGGTTCACAGCCGCGTCCCGGCGAAATCTCGCTGGCGCACACGGGCGTGCTGTTCCTCGACGAATTGCCGGAATTCGATCGCAAGGTACTTGAAGTATTGCGCGAGCCGCTGGAGTCCGGTCGGATTGTCATCTCCCGCGCCGCGCGACAGGCGGAGTTTCCGGCGCGCTTCCAGCTGGTGGCAGCGATGAATCCCTGCCCCTGTGGCTACCACGGCGACCCGCAGGGCGAATGCCGCTGCACCATCGACCAGGTGCGTCGCTATTGCGATCGGGTTTCCGGTCCCTTGCTGGATCGCATCGACCTGCAGGTGCTGGTGCCGCGCTTGAAGCCGCGCGAGCTGTCGCAACAGGCGAAAGGCGAGCGCAGCGCCGAGGTGCGTGCCCGTGTCGAAGCGGCGCGCGAGCGGCAGCTGGCCCGTCATGGCAAGACCAACGCCGAGCTGAGCGCTGCCGACATACGCGACAGCGACCGCATCCAGCCCGCCGCGATCGACCTGCTGGACACCGCCGCCGAGCGGCTGGGCCTTTCCGCCCGCGCCCATCACCGAATCCTCAGGGTGGCAATGACCATTACCGAC encodes the following:
- a CDS encoding YifB family Mg chelatase-like AAA ATPase, with product MSLARIDSLAQLGLNAPRVHVEVHVSGGLPAFHIVGLPETAVKESRDRVRSAIINSGFEFPARRITVSLAPADLPKEGGRYDLPVALGILAATGQVASERLAESIFLGELALNGDLRAVRGALPAALAIRDSGRRLVIPEGAAAEAALVSGLEIACASSLLAVVADLFGQAPLPVVDTPAPGPAVTTADLADVAGQHQARRALEVAAAGGHSLLMVGPPGTGKSMLAARLPGILPAMSEDEALDAAAVQSIAGRFDPARWRQRPFRAPHHTASGVALVGGGSQPRPGEISLAHTGVLFLDELPEFDRKVLEVLREPLESGRIVISRAARQAEFPARFQLVAAMNPCPCGYHGDPQGECRCTIDQVRRYCDRVSGPLLDRIDLQVLVPRLKPRELSQQAKGERSAEVRARVEAARERQLARHGKTNAELSAADIRDSDRIQPAAIDLLDTAAERLGLSARAHHRILRVAMTITDLAARESVSPLEVGEAIAYRQLERR